One Dictyoglomus turgidum DSM 6724 DNA window includes the following coding sequences:
- the fba gene encoding class II fructose-1,6-bisphosphate aldolase, giving the protein MPLVNPKELFQKCYGKYAIGAFNVNNMEILQGVIEAAKEERSPLILQISKGARNYAKLIYLMKLIEAAVQDAPDIPIVVHLDHGDSVELCKEVIDAGFTSVMIDGSHLPFEENVRITKEVVDYAHPRGVAVEGELGRLVGVEEHVVVSEREASFTDPDKAVEFVERTGVDSLAIAIGTSHGAYKFKGEPKLDFDRLREIAKRLPGFPLVLHGASSVLPEYVEKANQYGAKLGGAKGVPEEMIREATKMGICKVNIDTDLRLAVTATIREVFALHPEEFDPRKYLGPAREEVKKLVKHKLRNVLGSSGTV; this is encoded by the coding sequence ATGCCCTTAGTAAACCCAAAGGAGTTATTCCAAAAATGCTATGGTAAATATGCTATAGGCGCATTTAATGTAAACAATATGGAAATACTTCAAGGAGTAATTGAGGCGGCAAAAGAAGAAAGGTCTCCCCTTATTCTTCAAATCTCAAAAGGTGCAAGAAACTATGCAAAACTTATTTATCTCATGAAGCTGATTGAGGCAGCTGTTCAAGATGCTCCAGATATTCCTATCGTAGTACACTTAGATCATGGAGATAGCGTAGAACTTTGTAAAGAGGTCATAGATGCAGGCTTTACTTCGGTAATGATTGATGGCTCTCATCTTCCCTTTGAGGAGAATGTAAGAATAACTAAAGAGGTTGTAGACTATGCTCATCCCCGTGGCGTAGCTGTTGAGGGAGAGTTAGGAAGATTAGTAGGAGTAGAAGAACATGTAGTGGTATCTGAAAGAGAGGCATCCTTTACTGATCCAGATAAAGCGGTAGAGTTTGTAGAAAGAACTGGAGTAGATTCTCTTGCTATTGCTATTGGTACAAGTCACGGAGCCTATAAGTTTAAAGGAGAACCAAAGCTTGACTTTGATAGATTAAGAGAGATTGCAAAAAGACTTCCTGGTTTCCCATTAGTGCTCCATGGAGCATCTTCTGTTCTTCCAGAATATGTAGAAAAAGCCAACCAATATGGCGCAAAACTTGGGGGAGCAAAAGGGGTACCAGAAGAAATGATAAGAGAAGCTACAAAAATGGGTATATGCAAAGTAAATATTGATACCGACTTAAGGTTAGCAGTAACCGCCACTATAAGAGAAGTCTTTGCTCTCCATCCGGAGGAATTTGATCCAAGAAAATATCTTGGCCCAGCAAGAGAAGAAGTTAAAAAGTTAGTAAAACATAAGTTAAGAAATGTTCTTGGATCCAGCGGAACAGTATAA
- a CDS encoding sugar phosphate isomerase/epimerase family protein — protein sequence MKIGFSFLSLKTLSVKRAISITKKLGGNTLELFGDLVLFYRGKFCEKPESIKEFAVKNDIFLTMHLPYIDINLASFNDEIWEKSIESILKAIEYGEKAGIKRAVLHPGGVPLSHLVLIFLAQRRLRKALEFILEKAEKYDVEVCIENPYFEENDIFSNVDQFYKFIKGFGGKLKVCFDFGHAHISKKGIDYSLNLLKPFITHVHIHDNHGEKDEHLSLGKGSIDFKKYLDFLRNFDGTIILEINSLKDKREDLKRSVEIIKGEV from the coding sequence ATGAAAATAGGTTTTTCGTTTTTATCACTAAAAACCCTCTCAGTAAAAAGGGCTATAAGTATTACTAAAAAACTTGGGGGTAATACTCTTGAACTTTTTGGAGATCTAGTTCTTTTCTATAGAGGAAAGTTTTGCGAAAAGCCAGAATCTATTAAAGAATTTGCAGTAAAAAATGATATTTTCCTTACCATGCACCTTCCCTATATTGATATAAATTTAGCATCCTTTAATGATGAAATATGGGAAAAAAGTATAGAGTCCATATTAAAAGCTATTGAATATGGGGAGAAGGCGGGGATTAAGAGAGCAGTGCTTCATCCTGGGGGTGTTCCTTTAAGCCACTTGGTCTTAATATTTCTTGCTCAAAGAAGATTAAGAAAAGCTTTAGAATTTATTCTTGAAAAGGCTGAAAAATATGATGTAGAGGTATGTATTGAAAATCCATATTTTGAAGAGAATGATATTTTTAGCAATGTGGACCAATTTTATAAGTTTATAAAAGGTTTTGGGGGAAAATTAAAAGTTTGTTTTGATTTTGGACATGCTCACATCTCCAAAAAAGGTATTGACTATAGTTTAAATTTGTTAAAGCCTTTTATAACCCATGTTCACATTCATGACAATCATGGAGAAAAGGACGAACATTTATCTCTTGGAAAAGGTAGTATTGATTTTAAAAAGTATTTAGATTTCTTAAGAAACTTTGATGGAACAATAATTTTAGAGATTAACTCCTTAAAAGATAAGAGAGAAGATTTAAAAAGAAGTGTAGAGATCATAAAGGGGGAAGTTTAA
- a CDS encoding cob(I)yrinic acid a,c-diamide adenosyltransferase has product MSINKLSRGLIQVYTGDGKGKTTAALGQSIRAAGHGLKVLFVQFIKGNSFTGEFLFLKNSQNITFWQFGRDCVYSSGIRENIVECNNCYECFIGKEGPSEMDIKVVRGGWERVKSVIEDYDLIVLDEISLAIFYKIISAEEIIEFLKNKPEKLEIILTGRYMPEAIMDLADLITEMKEVRHPYSKGISARWGIDY; this is encoded by the coding sequence ATGTCTATAAACAAGCTTAGTAGAGGTTTAATACAGGTTTATACAGGAGACGGAAAAGGTAAAACTACCGCCGCCCTCGGACAGAGTATAAGGGCGGCGGGACATGGACTTAAAGTACTTTTTGTCCAGTTTATAAAAGGCAATAGTTTTACAGGAGAATTTCTTTTCTTAAAAAATTCACAGAATATCACTTTTTGGCAGTTTGGAAGAGATTGTGTTTATTCCTCAGGGATAAGGGAAAATATTGTTGAATGTAATAATTGTTATGAATGTTTTATTGGAAAAGAGGGCCCCTCTGAAATGGACATTAAAGTGGTGAGAGGAGGTTGGGAAAGGGTTAAAAGTGTAATTGAGGATTATGATTTGATAGTGCTTGATGAGATAAGTCTTGCTATTTTTTATAAGATCATATCTGCGGAAGAGATTATAGAATTTCTAAAAAATAAGCCAGAAAAGTTAGAAATTATACTTACAGGCAGGTATATGCCTGAGGCAATCATGGATTTAGCAGATCTTATTACTGAGATGAAAGAGGTTAGACATCCTTATAGTAAAGGAATTTCCGCAAGGTGGGGAATTGATTATTAA
- the serA gene encoding phosphoglycerate dehydrogenase, with protein sequence MEKYKLLVSDPIAEVGLNKLKEFFEVNYKPGLPKDELLNIIQDYVALVVRSETKVTKDVIERAKNLKVIGRAGVGVDNIDVEEATRKGILVINAPEGNTIAACEHTIGLMLAISRKIPQAFSLLRQGKWERKSFIGNELYGKTLGLVGLGRIGSEVAKRAKSFKMRVIAYDPFISPEKAKELDVELYSDLPALLKEADYVSLHLPLTQDTKNLIGKKELEMMKPTAYLINCARGGLVDEDALYEILKEKKIAGAALDVFKNEPINPDNPLLTLDNVVLTPHLGASTQEAQEKVALIVAEEIIRFFKGEMVSHAVNLPIQISPEIMPFAKLGEKLGKLLAQITNANPEELEIQICGDLAQRIETSLASAVVKGFLEPILGEEVNLINAMAMAKDRRLRIVEVRTEEINTYRSSIRLRLKTEKGFIEVSGTVSRNQERILAIQDYHLDLALSQYMLIAFHIDRPGIIGQVGTVLGKNNINIAAMQVGRKEIGKDAVMVLVIDNPVDDKVLRELKNIENIKEVYYVCL encoded by the coding sequence GTGGAAAAATATAAACTTCTTGTTTCAGATCCTATAGCAGAAGTTGGATTAAATAAACTAAAAGAATTCTTTGAGGTAAATTATAAACCAGGTCTTCCCAAGGATGAGCTTTTAAACATAATACAAGATTATGTGGCCCTTGTAGTGAGATCAGAAACAAAGGTAACTAAGGATGTGATTGAAAGGGCTAAGAATTTAAAGGTTATAGGAAGGGCAGGAGTTGGAGTTGATAATATAGATGTGGAGGAGGCTACCAGAAAGGGAATACTTGTAATAAATGCCCCTGAGGGAAATACTATAGCTGCATGTGAACATACTATTGGATTGATGCTTGCTATTTCAAGAAAAATTCCCCAAGCTTTTTCTCTTTTAAGGCAAGGCAAATGGGAGAGGAAAAGCTTTATAGGTAATGAGTTGTATGGAAAGACATTAGGACTTGTAGGACTCGGTAGAATAGGTTCAGAGGTTGCAAAAAGGGCTAAATCCTTTAAGATGAGAGTTATTGCTTATGATCCTTTTATCTCACCTGAAAAAGCAAAAGAGTTGGATGTGGAGTTATATAGTGATTTACCAGCTCTACTTAAGGAGGCAGACTACGTATCCCTACATCTTCCTTTGACTCAAGATACGAAGAATCTTATAGGGAAAAAGGAATTAGAAATGATGAAGCCTACCGCATATTTAATAAATTGTGCTCGTGGAGGATTGGTAGATGAAGATGCTTTATATGAAATATTGAAGGAAAAGAAAATTGCGGGTGCTGCCCTTGATGTCTTTAAAAACGAGCCTATAAATCCTGATAATCCGCTGTTAACTTTAGATAATGTGGTCTTGACTCCTCATCTTGGTGCATCAACTCAAGAGGCTCAAGAAAAAGTGGCTCTTATAGTTGCTGAGGAGATAATCAGATTTTTCAAAGGAGAGATGGTAAGTCATGCAGTTAACTTGCCTATACAAATATCTCCTGAAATAATGCCTTTTGCAAAATTGGGCGAAAAACTTGGAAAACTTTTAGCGCAGATAACCAATGCTAATCCTGAAGAATTAGAAATACAAATATGTGGAGATTTAGCCCAAAGAATTGAAACCTCTCTTGCCTCTGCAGTAGTAAAAGGCTTTTTGGAGCCTATATTAGGAGAAGAAGTGAATCTGATAAATGCCATGGCTATGGCAAAGGATAGGAGATTGCGAATAGTAGAGGTAAGAACTGAAGAGATTAATACTTATAGATCTTCAATTAGATTAAGGTTAAAGACTGAGAAAGGATTTATAGAAGTTTCAGGTACAGTAAGCAGAAATCAAGAAAGAATTTTAGCAATACAGGATTATCATCTTGATCTTGCTCTTTCTCAGTATATGCTTATTGCATTTCATATAGATAGACCAGGCATAATAGGGCAGGTAGGTACTGTACTCGGAAAAAATAATATAAACATCGCTGCAATGCAGGTTGGAAGGAAGGAAATTGGCAAAGATGCGGTCATGGTTCTTGTTATTGATAATCCTGTAGATGATAAAGTTCTTAGAGAACTTAAAAATATAGAGAATATCAAAGAAGTCTATTACGTATGTCTATAA